CAACTAAACTCAATAAGTGATGCAATTATATTCTGAAGGTAGGCCAATCTTGCTATAACCAGCTATTAGTCTATCAGCACAAGGGCATAGCAATAGGCTTAACTAACTCACAAGGCCACAGGTCTGTAACTGTTGTTCTAAGCTACTGCATGAACACATCATAATGAATCAAACATGGTAATTAAAGAATCGCAATCTCCTTTTACATACCCCCTGCAAGTAACCCACATACTCAGCTAAGCTTATCTAATTGCAAGTAACCCGCATACTCGGCTAAGCTTATCTAATAATGCAAAGTTATATCGATCCCCACACAAACACCTGCAGTATAATCCATGTGCTAATTAACAAACTCTGAAATTGGATCTTAGAAGAAAAATAATTGATGAGCACACCAACACCATACCTGCTGCAACAGCACAATTCTCTGGTTCGTAGATGCCATGACTAGCGCACAAAACGGGAAGCGTGATGCGTTCAGGCTGTTGCTCATCTTGAACCCTTCAGTCCTTCTGATGCTACCACCCCATGCAACGAAGTTCTCATCTATGAAGGCGGCCACGGGCTCGGAGCAGAGGCAGCCACCGCAGAATGCTGGGGTGTCCGGGTGGTCAGGGGAGTGGAGGTACACGAAGAGAAGCTTGTACTCACGCTGCGCACGCTGCAGCGCGTCTGCAAATCCCTCAGCAACAAAGCGCGGGCCACGGCCAGCCCCAAACTCgtgctcgaactcggccaggaagtCAACCGCCTCCGCGGCGGACGGGGGCAGCTCAAGCAAGCGGTCACCGCCGCGCTGCGCGAGGCCGAGGAGGGAGAGGGATCGGGACAGCACGCCGCTTGCGACCCAGACACCGAGACGGATGGAACCGGTGACGAGGCCGACCCCACCGGAGACGACGTAGAAGGGGAGCGTCACCAGCCTCCACGCGATccccggctgctgctgctgctgcggagcCGGTGCAGGGGGGTGGTAGGCGATGGAATCGGACTCCAGCGGAGGCGGGGGCGGCGGGGCGTAAGTGGACGGCTCGGGCGAGGAGGGGTCGCCGGTGATGGAGGAGACGGCGAGCTGGAGGTCCCAGTTGTTGGCCACGAGAATCTCGGTGCAGAGGTCGGGGTCGGAGATGCCTGTGACGGCCTGGAAGTAGGCGAGCTTGTCGTCGACGGTCTCGGCCATGGCGGCCGGctgcggggtgggggtgggggtggggcagAGCTAGGGTTTGGGGATTTGGGGGCGGTTAGGTAGTTAGGACTTGAGAGGAAGAGGAGATGCGAAGAGTAGTCTCGACTCTCGAGTTGGATTGGTTGCGAGAGCGAGCAAAGAGACGACTCGGTGGTGACGTGACGTCTCGTCTCCTCTTCCTTCACGGAACGGAACGGAACGGAACGGAGTGCTTTTCGCTTCTCTATCTAGGACTGTACTAGTCTATATACACAAGAATACGAAAAATACACAAGAATACGGCGTAACGTATTGTGATTTATGAAATTTTCTGTTGAATTCTTTGAGTAGAACGATATCCCAATAAAAAACAGATTGTAGCATGGCGGTTCTTTGCCTGGCATGATGTGCTCCGTTGATTCTACTGTTACTTGTAGTTTTCGTTTCTTGGCTAACTCGGTTATATAACTCCCGCAACAAAATAACAATTTAATGTACAACAATGTCTATTAATTCCATCAACACCTTTGTTACATAGTTAAGGATCATTTTGAAATTTTGTGATACATTACATTCTATATTTGTTTCGCATGCTTGAATATCTAGTGATAGTTCAAATATATGCTAGCAATATAATTCAACAAACCAAGAGATTGCTCATTAGAAAATCATCATTGGTGCGCACAGGCGAAAATCAGAGCACATTGTGTCCGAGGGGGCATGGGTTGCATTGATTTTTTGTAGGAATACTAACAGATTCGTACTTAGCTATGGGGGGTGACGCgagtaaacagttatgttctcatggtaCGGCCTAACCCTACAACATTGTTTCATGTCTTGAATATATCAACCGGAGAAAGGTGAAGCACGATATACACAGGAAGAACTAAAACCGGCTATAACACATCACATGATCATCCAATATCATAGATGCGCAAACACACAAATCGGTCTAATAAGACGGTCAACAGCCATAGCTACACGCTATGGATACATGCATACAACAAGAAGGAATGCCTAGCTTATCTGCAAGCGTGCACTACATGTAACTATTTCACCATAGTCCCCATATATTCCTATAAAGTATACGCACAAACATGTTTGGCATAAATACCACCATCAACACACTTACATCATGCACGTTGATTCAATATGGCCACATTGAAAAGTAGAAAGTCCATGAGTATCCATATTATTAGTCTACGTCTCACATGACTAAACTTCATGCCCTTGTTGTTGCTTCTCTTTTCACTTGTTCATCTCCAAGCTTGATAATAAGAATGTATTTCTTAATGGTGAATCGTGTGAGGAGACCTACATGCATCCACACTCAGGTATTGTGCTCCCAATGGCatggtatctctctctctctctctctctctctctctctctctctctctctctctctctctctctctctctctggcctcAACTAAATTTGCATGACTCATTTGCAGTTTCACCTCTATGGTTATTTCTGATGGCTTTTCTACGAGTGATTATGACGGTTGCGATCTTTGTCTAGCTACATTTCGTCATGAGGTAGGATTCTtattctatatgttgatgacatgattatCATTGAACATGActctacactactgcaggatggtcctaaGATGACATtacaattagagacccttcgacgaaattgtgtgtgatgcattaatcgcaaaaagTTGGTGTAAGAAAACCATAAAAAAATGATACGAACTGTTTGTGATGACGGaaacatcaaacacgattcagattagagttgcgtgtatgATACGTGGCATACGTttgatccatacgaactgtttgcgatgagcataACAACAAAAACGATCAGCCAGATGAAGGtgcgtgcgatatacggcatacagtttactcagatgaactatttgtgattaggcaacacaacagaaacattcagccagatcaaggtgtgtgcgatatatggcatatagttcactcggatgaagtGTTTGCGATGAGCCGAGAcaatagaaatggttcaacttaacaagatgtgtgtgatacacgacaaacaggtttcgtaatcagaaatgtgtgcgaagaccgataataacacagatgattgttgctaataagccgtgtgtgttgtgggcaaacacttgctggtatacaattatcagcgattgatgaaatcatcaccgacgggttccctggtttactccgtgtgcgatgtgatttactctgtctacagaagaacaacatatataaccaAAATAAACATCCAatcacataagtgactatacaaaaCATTTGCAGACACATCAATAAACAATTACATGtattctaaactaggagaaacaatcatctaatcatctacttcttgtgacgctgccACCGATGCTctatggctcgatccctcgtctggggaaGGAcgaaggcacttcctcatgtcaacgatccgcctgtacatctcgtagcttgtgtacgcgtccttggccgcgtacttgacgtgttcttcatccagtcttTGCTCCCAAGCACTGTGCCAGGCGATCTTGTCCTTCTTCtcccatccttcatcttcatgtagtagggggcgatgatggccgaggcgaggtcagggAGTCCTAATTGTTCttggtgctgccccagaccctgtagtgttcACAGATGTCGACAAGATTCCGGCAGGCCAAGCCCGAAACTTTGAACGCTTTTAGATCGTTGTtggtgtccaccatagcgaaactGCAGTCAAGGCCGTGATAAACATGGCGAAGCACTCGCAAGGCCTTGtgcccaggtggtagtggtagacgaggacgacaTGGTGCACACACAAATGGGTGAGGCAACCTTCTGATCATATACCCAGAACAACCGCCGAtgaactcgaggtcgaagccgaccacttggtacttgtcctcagcaAGCAAAGGCTCTATAgtgtggatggagctctccaccgagactggctcgttcatgtacaccaccgagaggtccttcCTCCTCACATGGGTGTCCACTATGTGAGGCGTGGTGAATTGCCGCCTGCTGTCATTGTCAGCTGCTTGGAGTGCCATTGGAGCCATGGGGAGTGCCATTGGAGCCGCTATATATCCACTTTGTATGTGTCATCATGGTGTGCTTATAGTGTCGTGGGGCGCAAGAGATTAAGGTAAATGGCCGCGGGAATAAATGGTGGCCGAGCGGCCTGGATTCTTGGCATGTATGCATGGCAATTTTTGCAGCGAGTAACTGCATCATGGGGCCATGCCCAGTGCAACGACATGCATAGCATGAACGGACGTGATCGTGCGTCGGTCCCAAACATTGGCAGCGCGCGGAGGGACGCGGCAGAGCGCACGGATGGACGCGAGCAGAGTGCACCGCGACCGCCTCAACCGTGgtgaaccacacgcatagagcagttgaacacgcagggaaTGGTCTTCTACAAGCATGCCGATAGTTCCGAGCCGGCGGCATGATGTGAAACTACATCACATTCCACATCACACGGTGGTTGAACAATCGTTCGCGatgctgcgtagagagcggccatgTGCTAGGCAATCAAATCACAAATGTTTTTTACTAACCGTATGTGTACATGTCATTTTGTCCTCCTCTCAAACGTCTTGTCACCCTGATGCCGCAGAAGGCTTTGAGCGCAAGCTTCAGCAGCAcacgggcgttcttttggccaagcgGTGGCTCCAAGTGgcaccaatgaatcgtcggtgagcccgttcccccgCAACCATGTAGGTTCCCGTGCACAGCcgcacaagcttcccgcccgactcggtgaaatctccCAAaaccccaatgcttaccggcctgctatataaaccctcatgacCGGTGAGTCCTACATCGCATTTCCCCCTCCCTCCCCGTAGCTTATCTCGCCTGCTTCTCCCATGATCGCCAATGGCATCAGTCCATCATCGTTGCTCGCCCACTtcaccgtcatcagaggacagctccagctggaaggctacaccgcggcggcggcatAATCCCCAGCGTTGTGTACTGCGtgtggcatccctgttgggtgtgtGCACAACACCCACTACACGCTCCACCGCCGCTGCCCGTTGACAACTGTTGTCGGCCGATGTTGCCGCCACCCCACCATttgccgccatggccgccaccccaccgtcaaaagccagggccatcgcccgctccaccACTGCGGTCCAAAGGCGGGAGGTGGCTATCGTGGGCGCCACCCTGATGTCggccgtgatgacccacaagtgtaggggatctatcgtagccttttcgataagtaagagcgtcgaacccaacgaggagcagaaggaaatgataagcggttttcagcaaggtattctctgcaagcactaaaattatcggtaacaaatagttttgtgataaggtaattgtaacgagcaacaagtaatgaaagtaaataaggtgtagcaagatggcccaatcctttttgtagcaaaggacaagcctggacaaactcttatatgaaggaaagcgctcccgaggacacatgggaattatcatcaagctagttttcatcacgctgaaAGTGCAActgtccctgggtggttttggtaattcctaaaaacatatagtccattgagctaatgctatttgaaGATAAACATTTCagtaaagctcaatgattggcatggcatggatgagaaaagtggatccctcaaaattctaaggacaaagaattggctcaagctcaaagctcaggactctacatttttcagtttaagtggtccaagatcacattgagtccataggaaaagccaatactattaagaggggatgaggtgttgcctaatggcttaattgctcaaagtgcttagtgatatgctccaaaatccctcaactactttctcatatccacatatgtcccaaatgaaaagtcaaactcggccccaccgaaactttctatctggcaccaccgagttcagttgacatagccactgccagaaaccctagtcttttcggtctcaccaatagggatctcggtctcactgagatgggattgtaatctctctgtttcccttcataatgtttcggtcaaaccgagataagcgatcggtcccaccgatattgcaatgcaaactctttgtttcccttttgtaatgttttggtccaaccgagatgagcgaatcggtcccaccgagtttgcctgaccaactctctgttagtccattaccaaaatcggtcccaccaagtttgtgtaatcggtctcaccgagattacgttatgccctaaccctaacaaaatcggtcccaccgagttgacatgtcggtcctaccgagttgacatgtcggtcccaccgaaaatcctaacgttcacattttgaactaaatcggtctgaccgagtttcttgatttggtcccaccgagtttggtgatttgtgtgtaacggttagattttgtgtggatgctatttatacccctccacccactcttcatttatggagagagccatcagaacatgcctacacttccaacatatattttctgagagagaaccacctacacttgtgttgaggtcaagatattccactccaaccacataaatcttgatctctagccttccccaagttgctttccactcaaatcatctttccaccaaatccaaatcctgtgaagagagagttgagtgttgggaagactatcatttgaagcacaagagcaaggagttcatcatcaacacaccatttttgttacctcttggagagtggtgtctcctagattggttaggtgtcacttgggagcctccgtcaagattgtggagttgaaccaaggaatttgtaagggcaaggatatcgcctacttcgtgaagatctaccctagtgaggcaagtccttcgtgggcgacgaccatggtgggatagacaaggttgcttcttcgtggacccttcatgggtggagccctccgtggactcgcgcaaccgttacccttcatgggttgaggtatccatcaacgtggatgtacgatagcaccacctatcggaaccacgccaaaaatctctgtgtctacattgcgtttgctccctccaaactcctccctttaccttcatatgcaattgttttactttccgctgctatactcttagaattgcatgtgtaggttgattgcttgacttgtgctaagttgctaaaatcttccaagaactaaagttgggaaaaggctagatttttatttggtcaagtagtctaatcacccccctctagacatactttcgatcctacacacgctcatatgattcgcattcgataccttgataatttgatatgtgggtggaccggtgcttgggtgctttccttacttggacaagcatcccacttatgattaactcctattgcaagcatctgcaactacaacagaagtattaaggtaaacctaaccataccatgaaacatatggatccaaatcagccccttacgaagcaacacataaactagggtttaagcttctatcactctagcaacccatcatctacttattacttcccaatgccttcctctaggcccaaacaatggtgaagtgtcatgtagtcgacgctcacatgacaccactagaggaaagacaacatacatctcatcaaaatatcgaacgaataccaaattcacatgactacttatagcaagacttctctcatgtcatcaggaacaaatgtaactactcacaaagcatattcatgttaataatcagaggggtattaatatgcataatggatctgaacatatgatcttccaccaagtaaaccaactagcatcaactacaaggagtaattaacactactagcaacccacaggtaccaatctgaggctttgggacaaagattggatacaagagatgaactagggtttgagatgagatggtgctggtgaagatgttgatggagattgaccccctcccgatgagaggatcgttggtgatgacggtggtgatgatttcccctcccggagggaagtttccccggcagaacagctccatgggagccctagattggttccgccaaggttccgcctcgtagcggcggagcttcgtcccgtgagctagcttatgattttttcctctatGAGAGACTCCAtacagccaaagatgggcatcagagggccaccagggggcccacgaggcaggggcacgccctagggggtagggcgcgcccccaccctcgtggatggtgggtgcccccctctggtactttcttcgctcagtatttttatatattctgaaaataattcccgtggagtttcaggacttttggagatgtgcagaataggtctctaatatttgctccttttctagcccagaattccagctgccgtcattcctcttcttcatgtaaaccttgtaaaataagagagaaaaggcataaatattgtgacataatgtgtaataacagcccataatgtaataaatatcgatataaaagcatgatgcaaaatggatgtatcaactcccccaagcttagaccttgcttgttgctacctcttgagcactgcgttggttttcccttgaagaggaaagggtgatgcagtaaagtagcgtaagtatttccctcagttttgagaaccaaggtatcaatccagtaggagatcacgctcaagtcccacgcacctacacaaacaaataagaacctcgcaaccaacacgataaaggggctgttaatcccttcacggtcacttacgagagtgagatctgatagatatgataagataatattttcggtatttttatgataaagagaaataaaatatgcaaagtaaaataaacagcaaataaaataactaagtgttggaatattaatatgatagaagatagacccgggggccataggtttcactagtggcttctctcgagagcataagtattacagtgggtgaacgaattactgtcgagcaattgatagaattgagcatagttatgagaatatctaggtatgatcatgtatataggcatcacgtccgcgacaagtagactgactcctgcctgcatctactactattactccacacatcgcccgctatccagcatgcatctagagtattaagttcataagaatagagtaacgccttaagcaagatgacatgatgtagagggataaactcatgcaatatgatataaaccccatctttttatcctagatggcaacgatacaatacgtgtcggttcccttcctatcactaggatcgagcaccgcaagattgaacccaaagctaagcacttctcccattgcaagaaagatcgatctagtaggccaaaccaaactaataattcaaagagacttgcaaagataaccaatcatacataaaagaattcagaggagattcaaatattgttcatagataaacttgatcataaacc
The sequence above is a segment of the Triticum dicoccoides isolate Atlit2015 ecotype Zavitan chromosome 1A, WEW_v2.0, whole genome shotgun sequence genome. Coding sequences within it:
- the LOC119271917 gene encoding plant UBX domain-containing protein 10-like, which produces MAETVDDKLAYFQAVTGISDPDLCTEILVANNWDLQLAVSSITGDPSSPEPSTYAPPPPPPLESDSIAYHPPAPAPQQQQQPGIAWRLVTLPFYVVSGGVGLVTGSIRLGVWVASGVLSRSLSLLGLAQRGGDRLLELPPSAAEAVDFLAEFEHEFGAGRGPRFVAEGFADALQRAQREYKLLFVYLHSPDHPDTPAFCGGCLCSEPVAAFIDENFVAWGGSIRRTEGFKMSNSLNASRFPFCALVMASTNQRIVLLQQVEGPKSPEEMITILQRVVEECTTSLVAARIEAEERLNNQRLREEQDAAYRAALEADQARERQMREEQERLEREAVEAERKRIEDEEAQARAVQEAAEKEAALARRRQEKAMALGAEPEKGPDVTRVLIRFPTGERKERRFHSSATITLIYDFVDSLDCLKAEKYSLVSNFPRVTYGPEKNSQTLVEAGLHPQASLFIEIEQ